The following proteins are co-located in the Trichormus variabilis 0441 genome:
- a CDS encoding glycosyltransferase family A protein produces MLVFVIPLKSQQVAKSWKNVSQLFERCLRSICEQTDTNFRVVVVCHEKPEIKFNHPHVNYVEVDFPIPDRNILQQRQDKGKKIIKGLMYARHFSPTHVMIVDADDCLSGRIAEFTNQHPNVNGWYLNKGYVYQEKSAFIYYRKSHFHSWCGTCNILKFDTCNLPSKDDEYPEDLVNLYIAHKKLPEFMIRKGLVIEELPFIGAVYIIGNGENIYQKGFSSIHNENKNKIFFLLKEALKFRPINSSIRKEFGVYQLS; encoded by the coding sequence ATGCTTGTTTTTGTAATACCTTTAAAAAGCCAACAAGTTGCTAAATCTTGGAAGAATGTTTCTCAACTCTTTGAGAGATGCCTCCGCTCAATTTGTGAACAAACTGATACTAACTTTAGAGTAGTTGTTGTTTGTCATGAAAAGCCGGAGATAAAGTTTAACCATCCTCATGTTAATTATGTTGAAGTTGACTTTCCCATACCTGATCGCAATATCCTTCAACAAAGGCAAGATAAAGGAAAAAAAATCATTAAAGGGTTGATGTATGCCCGGCATTTTTCACCAACTCATGTCATGATCGTTGATGCTGATGATTGTCTTAGTGGGCGTATTGCTGAGTTTACAAATCAGCATCCAAATGTTAATGGCTGGTATTTGAATAAAGGATATGTTTATCAGGAGAAAAGTGCGTTTATTTACTATAGAAAATCACATTTTCACTCTTGGTGCGGAACTTGTAATATTCTAAAGTTCGATACCTGCAATTTACCTAGCAAAGATGATGAGTATCCTGAAGATTTAGTAAATCTTTATATCGCACATAAAAAGTTACCAGAGTTTATGATTAGGAAGGGTCTGGTAATAGAAGAACTACCATTTATCGGCGCTGTTTATATTATTGGCAATGGAGAAAATATTTATCAGAAAGGTTTCTCAAGTATACACAATGAAAATAAAAATAAGATATTTTTCCTCCTCAAAGAAGCACTAAAGTTTAGACCGATAAATTCATCTATTAGAAAAGAGTTTGGTGTTTATCAATTATCATAG
- a CDS encoding M1 family metallopeptidase: protein MPHSYSFDQDSNGHKSFELPGARPHYNPDRPGQVEHIFLDLNLDIPRQSYEGSCSIRLLPIRNGIDRLTLDAVNLQIRSVQVDEVGQNFDYDGEQLVIQLSQPTEIGKRILIAIAYAVEKPQRGIYFIQPDSHYPNKTVQVWTQGEDEDSRFWFPCFDYPGQLSTSEIRVRVPKSLMAISNGELIDTQEDGKHKIYHWSQQQIHPTYLMTLAVADFAEIRDEWRGKPVTYYVEKGREADAKRSMGKTPRMIEFLSEKYGYAYAFPKYAQVCVSDFIFGGMENTSTTLLTDRCLLDERAALDNRNTESLVVHELAHQWFGDLLVIKHWSHAWIKEGMASYSEVMWTEQEYSAEEAAYYRLLEARSYLSEDSGRYRRPMVTHVYREAIELYDRHTYEKGSCVYHMIRAELGEDLFWQAMQTFVQDNAHKTVETIDLLRAIEKATGRNLAFLFDQYVYRGGHPDFKVAYSWDGEAKLAKVTVTQTQVPADKDKDVFDLRIPIGFGYNQTAAAKLQTFTVRVHEREQSFYFPLTDKPDFISFDVGNHWLKTVSLEYPIPELKAQLASDPDPISRIYAAAALAKKGGLEATKALAASLKNEPFWGVRVEVAKQLAEIKLDQAFDGLVEGLADKSAYVRRAVVQALAKIKTRPSYKAVKGVVKDGDASYYVESSACLALGAIAAINFDDKSKEEKAIKLLQSVLEERAGWNEVVRSGAIGGLAELKTSEAALDLILEYTKLGVPQPLRLAAIRALGKISPGQTPVNLERIIARLGELSKEHFFLTLMSVVAALGQMETPKAMGVLRSLADQTADGRVRRFAEEELANVQKNIGTDNALRKLREELDQLKQQNQELKSRLENLEAKSQTVKQ from the coding sequence ATGCCACACTCTTATTCTTTTGACCAAGATAGTAACGGACATAAATCATTTGAACTACCCGGAGCTAGGCCACACTATAACCCCGATCGCCCCGGACAAGTAGAGCATATTTTCCTAGATTTGAACTTAGATATTCCTCGGCAAAGTTACGAAGGTAGTTGCAGTATTCGTTTATTGCCTATCCGCAACGGTATAGATCGCTTAACTTTGGATGCGGTTAACTTGCAAATTCGATCTGTACAGGTGGATGAGGTAGGGCAGAACTTTGATTATGATGGCGAACAGTTGGTAATTCAACTATCCCAACCAACCGAGATTGGCAAACGGATATTAATTGCGATCGCCTATGCTGTGGAAAAACCCCAGCGCGGTATCTACTTCATTCAACCAGATTCACACTACCCAAATAAAACCGTTCAAGTTTGGACTCAAGGCGAAGATGAGGACTCCCGCTTCTGGTTTCCTTGTTTCGACTACCCAGGACAACTTTCTACTTCAGAAATTCGGGTGCGCGTTCCTAAATCTCTCATGGCGATTTCTAATGGTGAACTGATTGACACTCAAGAAGACGGCAAGCATAAAATCTATCACTGGTCACAACAACAGATTCATCCTACCTACTTGATGACCCTCGCCGTTGCCGACTTTGCAGAAATCCGGGATGAATGGCGCGGTAAACCAGTCACCTACTATGTAGAAAAGGGACGAGAGGCAGATGCTAAACGCAGCATGGGCAAAACTCCGAGAATGATTGAGTTTTTGAGTGAAAAGTATGGTTACGCCTATGCTTTCCCCAAATATGCCCAAGTTTGCGTCAGCGACTTTATCTTTGGGGGTATGGAAAATACTTCCACCACCTTATTAACAGATCGATGTTTGCTAGATGAACGCGCCGCTTTAGATAATCGCAACACTGAAAGTTTGGTGGTTCACGAACTAGCACACCAATGGTTTGGTGATTTGCTGGTGATTAAACATTGGTCTCATGCTTGGATTAAGGAAGGTATGGCTTCCTACTCTGAAGTGATGTGGACTGAACAGGAATATAGCGCTGAAGAAGCCGCATATTACCGACTATTAGAAGCCCGGAGTTACTTGAGTGAAGATAGCGGGCGCTACCGCCGACCGATGGTAACGCACGTTTATCGAGAAGCCATTGAACTTTATGACCGCCACACCTATGAAAAAGGGTCTTGTGTTTATCACATGATTCGGGCGGAATTGGGAGAGGACTTATTTTGGCAGGCAATGCAAACCTTTGTCCAGGATAATGCTCACAAAACTGTAGAGACAATAGATTTACTCCGGGCAATTGAAAAAGCCACTGGACGCAATCTAGCTTTCCTGTTTGACCAATACGTTTATCGTGGTGGTCATCCTGATTTTAAAGTGGCTTATTCTTGGGACGGGGAAGCGAAGTTAGCCAAAGTGACAGTCACCCAAACCCAAGTCCCCGCAGATAAGGATAAAGATGTATTTGACCTGAGAATCCCCATTGGTTTTGGCTATAACCAAACAGCAGCAGCAAAACTGCAAACTTTCACGGTGCGGGTACATGAACGGGAACAAAGTTTTTACTTCCCACTCACAGATAAGCCAGATTTCATCAGCTTTGACGTGGGAAATCACTGGCTGAAAACCGTGTCTTTAGAATATCCCATCCCAGAGTTAAAAGCACAGTTGGCATCTGACCCTGACCCAATTTCACGCATATATGCGGCGGCGGCTTTGGCGAAAAAAGGCGGATTAGAAGCGACTAAAGCCTTAGCAGCATCTCTGAAAAATGAACCATTTTGGGGTGTACGGGTGGAAGTGGCGAAACAGTTGGCAGAAATTAAGCTAGACCAAGCTTTTGATGGATTAGTTGAGGGTTTGGCAGATAAAAGTGCTTATGTGCGGCGGGCAGTGGTGCAAGCACTAGCAAAAATCAAAACTCGCCCTAGTTATAAGGCTGTCAAAGGTGTAGTCAAAGATGGTGATGCTAGTTACTACGTAGAGTCGTCAGCTTGTCTGGCTTTAGGTGCGATCGCCGCCATTAATTTTGATGATAAATCCAAAGAAGAAAAGGCTATCAAGCTTTTGCAATCGGTTTTAGAAGAAAGGGCTGGTTGGAATGAAGTAGTCCGCAGTGGGGCGATCGGCGGTTTAGCTGAACTCAAAACCTCAGAAGCCGCATTAGATTTGATCCTTGAATACACCAAACTCGGTGTACCCCAACCATTACGCCTGGCAGCAATTCGGGCATTAGGCAAAATTTCCCCTGGTCAAACTCCAGTGAATTTAGAACGGATTATTGCCAGGCTAGGGGAACTGTCCAAAGAACACTTCTTTTTAACTCTGATGTCAGTTGTTGCTGCATTAGGGCAAATGGAGACACCAAAGGCGATGGGAGTATTGCGATCGCTTGCTGACCAAACAGCCGATGGCCGTGTGCGCCGTTTCGCCGAAGAAGAACTGGCTAATGTGCAGAAAAACATCGGTACAGACAACGCTTTACGAAAATTACGGGAGGAACTTGACCAACTCAAACAACAAAACCAAGAACTCAAAAGCCGTCTAGAAAATTTAGAGGCTAAATCCCAGACTGTTAAACAGTAA
- a CDS encoding chemotaxis protein CheB translates to MNSSPAKKSQSNTPDEEQQGNENELFPIVGMGASAGGLEAFTELLNNLPSDTGMGFVLIQHLVPDQKSLLSEILSQTTQMPVVEVQNGMVVAPNHVYVIPPNTMMTISQGTLYLSPRKKTRGQVMSIDTFFFSLAEDRGNKAIAVVLSGGDGDGTRGLEAIKAAGGITFAECQESARVSSMPNTAVASGSVDFILTPQAIAQELANISRHPYIKPTTPEKSTEVIPETGDALHTIFSLLKAATGVDFNYYKQTTLKRRIFRRMILYKLERLEDYVRYLQENLAEVKALYQDVLITVTNFFRDPEVFEALKTTVFPQIISREQTPDKPIRVWVAGCSTGEEAYSIAICLLEYLSNQSINTTIQIFATDINEVAIEKARIGIYKPSQVLDVSPARLQRFFVPVEGGYQISKPVRELCVFARQNLISEPPFSRLDLISCRNVLIYLGATVQKKLIPMFHYGLKSTGFLLLGTSETVGEFSDLFALVDRKHKIYSRKMAPARLGMDLLASHYPTEPAKPQPPVNEDGWNDLQMQKEADRIVLSQYAPVGVIIDNDLEIVQFRGQTSAYLQSPPGRPSFNLLKMAKAELRLELRTAIHQAKKRGIAVKKEGLLIKDNEQVKLIKFDVVPFKAPGRAERYFLVMFAEMPTAATSMLGVAGDETRQQKQTNNAQEINQLKQELASTKEYLQSIIEEQQATNQDLRAANEEILSSNEELQSTNEELETAKEEIQATNEELNTINDELQRRNIESTQVSNDLQNLLSSINIPILMLGGDLRIRRFTPTAERIYNLIPTDIGRPLSDINHNLNISDLEQQIQEVIGTLTFKVQEVQDNEGHWYDLRIRPYRTMDNKIDGAVVVLVDIDALKRSAEQLRASRDYAEAIVDTMRESLVVLDLNLRVVRANRSFYETFQIQPTETEQRLIFDIGNGRWNIPQLRSLLEEIPPNITPFQDIEVGHNFEQLGYKTLRLNARKMPQIDDTQLILLLIEDITQQKQLEAERTQLLAQEHSAREAAETANRAKDEFLSILSHELRNPLNTILGWASLLSTHQLEADTVNQGLEAIERSAQAQAHLISDLLDVSRISSGRLRMDAQPIELIPIIEAAIAVVRLAAEAKNIHIETQLDPTQKTIVGDPIRLQQVIWNLLSNAIKFTPVRGRIDITLEYTDFHAQIQISDTGQGISPDFLPFIFERFRQADGSRTRSNTGLGLGLSIVRHLVELHGGTVAAQSPGEGLGATFTIRLPLQTTEGGTSVLNTSDSLASTNKTELSTENIASLAGLRVLVVDDEPDIRLLFKLVLEEYGVEVATVGSASAALSTLTGNPNGYDILLSDIGLPGEDGYALIRNVRALSPELGGQIPAAALTAYAGYAEYAQALAAGFQMHLAKPVEPYQLVSLVASLAVGVRGV, encoded by the coding sequence ATGAATTCAAGTCCGGCGAAAAAATCTCAATCTAATACCCCTGATGAAGAGCAGCAGGGGAATGAAAATGAATTATTTCCTATTGTGGGCATGGGGGCTTCTGCGGGAGGTTTAGAAGCATTCACAGAATTACTCAACAATTTGCCAAGCGATACAGGGATGGGGTTTGTGTTGATTCAGCACTTAGTCCCAGATCAAAAAAGTCTGTTGAGTGAGATTTTGTCTCAGACAACTCAAATGCCCGTGGTAGAGGTACAAAATGGGATGGTTGTGGCACCAAATCATGTGTATGTGATTCCCCCCAATACCATGATGACCATTTCTCAAGGAACTTTGTACCTGAGTCCCCGTAAGAAGACTCGCGGACAAGTGATGTCAATTGATACTTTCTTCTTTTCCTTAGCAGAGGACAGGGGAAACAAAGCTATTGCTGTGGTGTTGTCAGGGGGAGATGGCGATGGTACCAGAGGACTGGAAGCAATCAAGGCGGCTGGGGGGATTACCTTTGCTGAGTGTCAGGAATCGGCAAGAGTGAGTAGTATGCCCAATACTGCCGTAGCGTCTGGTAGTGTAGACTTTATTTTGACACCACAAGCGATCGCTCAAGAGTTAGCAAATATCAGCCGTCATCCTTATATCAAGCCAACAACACCAGAAAAATCAACTGAAGTCATACCCGAAACTGGGGATGCGCTGCACACAATCTTTAGTCTACTAAAAGCTGCTACAGGTGTTGATTTTAATTACTACAAGCAAACTACCCTCAAGCGGCGTATCTTCCGGCGGATGATTTTATATAAGCTGGAAAGATTAGAAGATTATGTGCGTTATCTTCAGGAAAATCTGGCGGAAGTGAAAGCACTGTATCAAGATGTGCTAATCACCGTCACCAATTTCTTCCGAGATCCTGAAGTCTTTGAAGCTTTAAAAACTACAGTATTTCCGCAGATTATTAGCAGGGAGCAAACTCCCGACAAACCCATTCGAGTTTGGGTAGCGGGGTGTTCCACTGGTGAGGAAGCTTACTCCATTGCTATCTGCTTACTGGAATATTTGTCTAATCAATCCATTAATACAACTATACAGATTTTTGCTACGGATATTAATGAGGTAGCAATTGAGAAAGCGAGAATCGGTATTTACAAGCCTAGCCAAGTTTTAGATGTTTCGCCAGCACGCCTACAGCGCTTTTTTGTGCCGGTGGAAGGTGGTTATCAAATCAGCAAGCCAGTGCGGGAATTGTGTGTTTTTGCCAGACAAAATCTCATTAGCGAACCGCCATTCTCTCGGCTCGATTTGATTAGCTGTCGCAATGTCCTAATTTATCTAGGAGCAACTGTACAGAAAAAGTTGATTCCCATGTTCCACTATGGGCTGAAGTCAACGGGCTTTTTATTGCTAGGTACTTCAGAAACAGTAGGCGAGTTTAGCGATTTGTTTGCACTAGTTGACAGAAAGCATAAAATTTATTCTCGGAAAATGGCTCCAGCTAGATTGGGGATGGATTTATTAGCCAGTCATTATCCTACAGAACCAGCAAAACCCCAACCACCAGTCAACGAAGATGGTTGGAACGATTTACAAATGCAGAAAGAGGCTGACCGAATTGTCTTGAGTCAATATGCTCCAGTGGGTGTAATTATTGATAACGATTTGGAAATTGTCCAGTTTCGCGGACAGACTAGTGCTTATCTGCAATCACCACCCGGTAGACCCAGCTTTAATTTGCTGAAGATGGCAAAAGCAGAGTTAAGGCTAGAACTACGTACTGCTATTCATCAAGCCAAAAAGCGGGGAATTGCTGTCAAAAAAGAAGGCTTATTAATTAAAGATAACGAGCAAGTCAAGCTGATAAAATTCGATGTTGTGCCGTTTAAAGCCCCAGGCAGAGCAGAACGCTATTTTTTAGTCATGTTTGCAGAGATGCCAACGGCAGCAACTTCTATGTTAGGTGTAGCTGGAGATGAGACTCGGCAGCAAAAACAAACTAATAACGCTCAGGAGATTAACCAACTCAAACAGGAGTTAGCCAGCACTAAAGAGTATTTGCAATCAATTATTGAAGAACAGCAAGCCACAAATCAAGACCTAAGAGCAGCTAACGAGGAGATTCTTTCTAGTAACGAAGAATTACAAAGCACTAATGAGGAACTAGAAACGGCTAAAGAAGAAATTCAAGCCACCAATGAAGAATTAAACACAATTAACGACGAACTACAACGGCGCAATATTGAATCCACTCAGGTCAGTAATGATTTACAAAACCTCCTCAGTAGTATAAATATTCCTATCCTCATGTTGGGCGGGGATTTGCGAATTCGGCGCTTTACCCCAACAGCAGAGAGAATCTATAACCTAATTCCTACGGATATAGGGAGACCATTGAGTGATATTAATCACAACTTAAATATTTCTGACTTAGAACAGCAAATTCAAGAAGTGATAGGCACCCTCACCTTTAAAGTGCAAGAAGTACAAGACAACGAGGGGCATTGGTATGATTTACGCATCCGTCCCTACCGGACAATGGACAACAAAATTGACGGTGCTGTTGTGGTATTGGTTGACATTGACGCGCTCAAACGCAGTGCTGAACAACTGAGAGCATCCCGCGATTATGCTGAAGCCATCGTTGATACGATGCGGGAATCTTTGGTGGTGCTGGATCTAAATTTACGGGTAGTGCGGGCTAATCGCTCTTTCTACGAGACATTCCAGATTCAGCCTACAGAAACAGAACAACGCCTGATATTTGACATAGGTAATGGACGATGGAATATTCCCCAATTGCGATCGCTCTTAGAAGAGATTCCGCCCAATATTACCCCATTTCAAGATATTGAAGTAGGGCATAACTTCGAGCAACTGGGATACAAAACTTTACGGCTCAATGCCCGAAAAATGCCCCAAATCGATGATACGCAGTTAATTTTGCTGCTCATTGAAGATATCACTCAACAAAAGCAATTAGAAGCAGAACGGACTCAATTACTCGCTCAAGAGCATTCAGCCCGTGAGGCAGCAGAGACAGCCAACCGCGCCAAAGATGAGTTTTTATCAATTCTCTCCCATGAGTTGCGAAATCCCCTCAATACCATACTTGGTTGGGCTAGTTTGCTCAGCACCCACCAGTTGGAAGCAGATACAGTTAACCAAGGGTTAGAGGCTATTGAGCGCAGCGCTCAAGCTCAAGCCCACCTCATCAGTGATTTGTTAGATGTTTCCCGCATTAGCTCTGGTAGACTGCGGATGGATGCCCAGCCAATTGAACTGATACCAATAATTGAAGCAGCGATCGCCGTCGTCCGTCTAGCAGCAGAAGCTAAAAACATTCACATTGAAACCCAGTTAGACCCCACACAAAAAACCATAGTAGGTGATCCAATTCGCTTACAGCAGGTGATTTGGAATTTACTTTCTAACGCCATCAAGTTCACCCCAGTCAGAGGCAGAATTGATATCACACTAGAGTACACTGACTTCCACGCGCAAATTCAAATCAGTGATACTGGTCAAGGTATCAGCCCTGACTTTCTCCCCTTTATTTTTGAACGCTTCCGCCAAGCTGATGGCAGCAGAACCCGCTCCAACACTGGCTTAGGATTAGGGCTTTCCATTGTCCGCCACTTAGTAGAACTCCACGGCGGTACAGTGGCAGCGCAAAGCCCAGGTGAAGGGCTAGGAGCAACCTTTACAATTCGCCTACCCCTACAAACTACCGAAGGCGGGACATCTGTACTTAACACCAGCGATTCCTTAGCTTCCACAAACAAAACCGAATTATCAACCGAAAACATTGCCTCTCTCGCAGGGCTGCGGGTTCTTGTGGTCGATGACGAACCAGATATACGTCTGTTATTCAAATTAGTACTGGAAGAATACGGTGTGGAAGTGGCAACAGTTGGTTCAGCCAGTGCCGCACTGTCAACCCTGACGGGAAACCCCAACGGCTATGACATCCTTCTATCTGACATCGGTTTACCGGGAGAAGACGGTTATGCACTGATTCGCAATGTCAGAGCGCTGAGTCCAGAACTTGGGGGTCAGATTCCCGCCGCCGCCCTGACAGCTTATGCTGGCTATGCAGAATATGCACAGGCTTTAGCAGCAGGTTTTCAAATGCACCTTGCTAAACCCGTCGAACCATATCAATTAGTGTCTTTAGTGGCTTCCTTGGCTGTAGGGGTTAGGGGGGTGTAG
- a CDS encoding ABC1 kinase family protein: MGQYQPGQLKRYNPDAIARYYRFRPWLAWGRLFKITWSFAMFVLGLKWDEWQNQVEQNKGKRATQLRQLLTRLGPTFIKVGQALSTRPDLIRKDFLEELIKLQDQLPAFDNAIAYHIIESELDRPISEVYSELSPAPIAAASLGQVYRGRLISGEEVAVKVQRPHLRPTLTLDLYLMRWAASWLAPWLPLNLGHDLTLIVDEFGIKLFEEIDYLNEGRNAEKFAHNFRNDSQVKVPSIYWRFTTSRVLTLEWINGFKLTDTESIRKAGLDPEAIISIGVTSGLQQLLEYGFFHADPHPGNLFAMPDGRMAYIDFGMMDQLEEKSKESLVDALVHLVNKDYSDLALDFVNLGFLTPDTNIVPIIPALETVLGNAIGKNVSDFNFKTITDQFSELMYEYPFRVPAKFALIIRSLVTQEGIALSLNPNFKIVDVGYPYVARRLLTGESPELRRRLLNVLFKDGRFQWQRLENLIAIARSDNNFDVLPTARMGLQFLLSDEGQFLRRQLVLALTEDDRLHTEEVQRLWSLVKDDLQPNRILNVAIGLLTDLSREGVAAILPKATSFGFFDEAQSKN, translated from the coding sequence GTGGGTCAGTATCAACCTGGTCAGCTAAAGCGCTACAATCCCGATGCGATCGCTCGTTACTATCGTTTTCGTCCCTGGCTAGCATGGGGACGGCTATTCAAAATAACTTGGTCTTTTGCCATGTTTGTTTTGGGTTTGAAGTGGGATGAATGGCAAAATCAAGTAGAGCAGAACAAGGGAAAACGAGCTACCCAGTTGCGACAACTACTTACCCGTTTAGGTCCTACTTTTATTAAGGTTGGTCAGGCTCTCTCCACTAGACCAGACCTCATACGTAAGGATTTCCTAGAAGAACTCATCAAGCTGCAAGACCAATTGCCAGCTTTTGATAATGCGATCGCTTATCACATTATTGAATCTGAGTTAGATAGACCCATCTCAGAAGTATATAGCGAACTCTCCCCTGCTCCCATTGCCGCCGCTAGTTTGGGTCAAGTCTATCGGGGACGTTTAATTAGTGGTGAGGAAGTCGCGGTCAAAGTACAGCGCCCTCATCTGCGTCCTACCCTCACCCTCGACCTTTATTTGATGCGTTGGGCTGCTAGTTGGTTAGCGCCTTGGCTACCACTCAACCTTGGTCATGACTTAACTTTGATTGTGGATGAGTTTGGTATCAAGTTATTTGAAGAAATCGATTACTTGAATGAAGGTCGCAACGCCGAAAAATTTGCTCACAACTTCCGTAATGATTCCCAAGTAAAAGTACCGAGTATCTATTGGCGCTTTACTACCAGTCGGGTTTTAACTTTAGAGTGGATTAATGGTTTCAAGCTCACAGATACTGAAAGTATTCGCAAAGCTGGTTTAGACCCAGAAGCGATTATCAGTATTGGTGTCACCTCAGGCTTGCAGCAGTTGTTGGAATATGGCTTTTTCCACGCAGATCCCCATCCAGGTAATTTATTTGCCATGCCTGACGGTCGTATGGCTTATATTGACTTTGGCATGATGGATCAGTTGGAAGAAAAGAGTAAAGAAAGTTTGGTAGATGCACTAGTGCATCTAGTCAACAAAGACTATAGTGATTTAGCCTTAGATTTTGTCAATTTAGGCTTTCTGACTCCAGATACTAATATTGTTCCTATCATTCCGGCATTGGAAACAGTATTAGGAAATGCCATTGGTAAAAATGTCAGCGATTTTAACTTTAAAACCATCACAGATCAGTTCTCGGAACTGATGTATGAGTATCCATTCCGAGTTCCTGCCAAGTTTGCTTTAATTATTCGCTCTCTCGTGACACAAGAAGGGATTGCTTTGAGCCTTAATCCCAATTTCAAAATTGTGGATGTGGGTTATCCTTACGTAGCCAGACGGTTACTAACTGGAGAATCACCCGAATTAAGAAGGCGGTTGCTGAATGTGCTATTCAAAGATGGTAGATTTCAGTGGCAACGCTTGGAGAATTTGATTGCGATCGCTCGCAGTGATAACAATTTTGATGTGTTACCCACAGCCAGAATGGGTTTGCAATTTCTCTTGTCTGATGAAGGTCAATTTCTCCGCCGCCAGTTGGTGTTAGCACTTACAGAAGATGACCGCTTGCACACAGAAGAAGTTCAACGCCTGTGGTCTTTGGTGAAAGATGACCTCCAACCAAATCGCATATTAAATGTGGCGATCGGTTTGCTCACAGATTTATCTAGAGAAGGTGTTGCCGCTATTTTACCTAAGGCAACTTCTTTTGGATTTTTTGATGAAGCCCAATCAAAAAATTAA
- a CDS encoding phosphatase PAP2 family protein has translation MLLQESLKSQTKDDYRHLSHDYSLVRAVHTAVKGRARFKVKGLHGSQELKRYIELRLLRIDIITQVSANHLTGNVLVIFDPNFSPEGIASLLQDIVLDYRSVSVNLSPIADSSTQSIIPPQLENLNTQVILGAATATTFAFSAGLLFKYGLDERILLELQRLHNPLLDLTMQSITFLGEPLPFLLISSGLGSYLWRYNRRREATGLGIATVGAIGLNFLLKELFGRARPALWDYLVNAIHYSFPSGHAMVSTAVYGYIGYVLAKEFPQWRNQIFASTAALILAIGFSRLYLGVHWPTDVLAGYAAGLLWLIACIVYLEKC, from the coding sequence ATGTTATTACAGGAATCGCTGAAATCTCAAACTAAAGATGATTATCGTCATCTATCTCATGATTACTCTTTGGTTCGAGCAGTACATACTGCTGTTAAGGGTAGAGCAAGATTTAAGGTGAAGGGGTTGCATGGTTCCCAAGAGCTTAAAAGATATATCGAATTACGCTTATTAAGGATAGATATCATTACCCAAGTGAGTGCTAATCATCTCACGGGTAATGTGTTGGTAATTTTCGATCCAAATTTTAGCCCAGAAGGTATTGCCTCTCTCCTACAAGATATTGTTTTGGATTATAGAAGCGTCTCGGTTAATCTCAGCCCAATTGCAGATTCGTCCACACAGAGCATCATACCGCCGCAATTAGAGAATCTTAACACTCAAGTTATTCTCGGAGCAGCTACAGCCACTACCTTTGCTTTTAGCGCTGGACTGCTATTTAAATATGGTCTAGATGAAAGGATTTTGCTAGAGCTTCAGAGGCTGCACAATCCCCTACTTGATCTGACCATGCAGTCTATCACATTTCTCGGTGAGCCATTACCCTTTTTATTAATTTCCTCCGGGTTAGGTTCCTATCTCTGGCGCTACAATCGCCGTCGAGAAGCAACAGGCTTGGGTATAGCTACAGTAGGTGCAATAGGTCTAAATTTTCTGTTAAAAGAGCTTTTTGGCAGGGCGCGTCCCGCCTTGTGGGATTATCTAGTGAATGCGATCCACTATAGTTTTCCTAGTGGTCATGCAATGGTTTCTACCGCCGTTTATGGTTATATCGGCTATGTGTTAGCCAAAGAATTTCCTCAATGGCGCAATCAGATTTTCGCCTCAACGGCTGCTTTAATTTTGGCAATAGGTTTTAGCCGGCTTTATTTAGGTGTACATTGGCCTACGGACGTGTTAGCTGGTTATGCAGCAGGTTTATTGTGGTTAATTGCTTGTATTGTTTACTTAGAAAAGTGCTGA